The genomic stretch CCGGCCCGGTTCGGTCACGGCATCGTTCAGGATGGCCCGGATCTCCGCCTCGGTGCTGCGACCGTTGCGGGCGGCCCGCAGCTTCAAGGCGCGATGAGTCGCGTCAGGCAGATTCCTGATGGTGACGACAGCCATATCCCCTCCTGATACCCATTCGCCGCAATGGTACGCGTGAGGCCTAAAGCTGGTTGAGCCGGCCTGCGCACGAATCGCGGGCGGGATGCGGATTTCGGTGGTTTTGCAGGAGAGCAGGTTCAACACACCCATTTCTTGCACAAGCGTTCAGTTTCTTATACGCTTGTATCATGACTGATGATCTGACAGCCAGGGCACGACTCCGCGACGCCGCCATCGCGCTCATCGCGACGGGCGAGAAACCCACGGCGCGCTCCGTCGCGG from Arachnia propionica encodes the following:
- a CDS encoding FitA-like ribbon-helix-helix domain-containing protein → MAVVTIRNLPDATHRALKLRAARNGRSTEAEIRAILNDAVTEPGRVRLGTLLREIGRDVGGVDLDIIRDSAP